In Mycobacterium stomatepiae, the following are encoded in one genomic region:
- a CDS encoding class I SAM-dependent methyltransferase: MARTENDSWDLASSVGATATAVAAQRAMASQGPEPLLNDPWADPLVRAVGSDTFVKLIDGKLGDTNDPVMNRKAVLEQITVRTRYFDDFFTQATDAGIRQAVILASGLDTRAYRLPWPADTVVYEIDQPEVIEFKTRTLADLGAKPPAQRRTVAIDLREDWPAALVGSGFDPSKPTAWSAEGLLVYLPPEAQDRLFDNVVMLSAPGSRIACEHMDFRSIPADWAEKLTERSRRIGSKINLAELFYTGDRNSAGEYLSERGWRVDILTTKQAFSANGFQLPQDELASFGGSSGYLSAVLG, from the coding sequence ATGGCGCGCACCGAGAATGACAGCTGGGATTTGGCGTCCAGCGTGGGAGCGACGGCGACCGCGGTCGCGGCCCAGCGCGCGATGGCGTCGCAAGGACCGGAGCCGCTGCTGAACGACCCCTGGGCCGATCCCCTGGTGCGCGCGGTGGGCAGCGATACCTTCGTCAAGCTGATCGACGGAAAGCTCGGCGACACAAACGATCCCGTGATGAACCGCAAAGCCGTGCTCGAGCAGATCACCGTGCGCACCCGGTACTTCGACGACTTCTTCACCCAAGCCACGGACGCGGGCATCCGGCAGGCCGTGATTCTGGCGTCCGGTCTGGACACCCGGGCGTACCGGCTGCCATGGCCGGCCGACACCGTGGTCTACGAGATCGACCAGCCCGAGGTGATCGAATTCAAGACCCGCACGCTGGCCGACCTGGGCGCAAAGCCGCCCGCGCAACGTCGCACCGTCGCGATCGACCTGCGCGAAGATTGGCCCGCCGCACTTGTCGGCTCGGGGTTCGATCCCTCGAAGCCGACCGCGTGGAGCGCCGAAGGCCTGCTGGTCTACCTGCCACCGGAGGCGCAGGACCGATTGTTCGACAACGTCGTCATGCTCTCGGCGCCGGGCAGCCGGATCGCTTGCGAGCACATGGACTTTCGCAGCATTCCGGCGGATTGGGCGGAGAAGCTCACCGAGCGGTCGCGGCGCATCGGCTCCAAGATCAATCTGGCCGAACTGTTCTACACCGGGGATCGCAACAGCGCCGGCGAGTACCTCAGCGAGCGCGGTTGGCGGGTGGACATTCTGACAACTAAACAAGCGTTCTCCGCCAACGGTTTTCAGCTTCCTCAAGACGAGCTGGCCTCGTTCGGCGGGTCCTCCGGTTATCTGTCGGCCGTGCTGGGCTGA
- a CDS encoding mannan-binding family protein, with product MIGRLLATLVMALAATMPGAGIARASAPSFCGELGGDWDGQYCHTAVTSERNAVRDIKVAVPGELIDNPTTSGVVRDYLHTLVDNWRNANAHMAADSYGEENYQIFQHGNLLSAVFHEDYHADGPTPNNAYRTFTFDMAGGRRLQLSDVTTSNPLTAIPPLAQPFIETALNQAPPPHDPGTYPFIVDRWTPDKVYSGAYKAWALTPDELILYMPDYPVGHDEPINFSPGLPQWYMDGGSVQAHIPLSALGPILRI from the coding sequence GTGATCGGAAGACTCCTTGCGACGCTGGTAATGGCTTTGGCCGCAACGATGCCGGGCGCGGGGATCGCGCGAGCGTCGGCGCCGTCGTTCTGCGGCGAGCTCGGCGGCGACTGGGACGGCCAGTACTGCCACACCGCCGTGACGTCGGAACGCAACGCCGTGCGCGACATCAAGGTCGCGGTGCCCGGTGAGCTGATCGACAACCCCACCACGAGCGGCGTGGTGCGCGACTACCTGCACACCCTGGTCGACAACTGGCGTAATGCCAACGCGCACATGGCCGCGGACAGCTATGGCGAGGAGAACTACCAGATCTTCCAGCACGGCAACCTGCTCAGCGCGGTGTTCCACGAGGACTATCACGCCGACGGGCCCACGCCCAACAACGCCTACCGCACCTTCACGTTCGACATGGCCGGCGGCAGACGGCTGCAGCTCTCGGATGTGACGACGTCGAATCCGTTGACCGCCATTCCGCCGCTGGCGCAGCCCTTCATCGAGACCGCGCTAAACCAGGCGCCACCGCCACACGACCCGGGGACCTACCCGTTCATCGTCGACCGCTGGACGCCCGACAAGGTTTACTCCGGCGCGTACAAGGCGTGGGCGCTGACTCCCGACGAATTGATCCTCTACATGCCGGACTATCCCGTCGGCCACGACGAGCCGATCAACTTCTCGCCGGGCCTGCCGCAGTGGTACATGGACGGTGGCAGCGTGCAGGCGCACATTCCGCTCTCGGCGCTGGGCCCGATCCTGCGCATCTAG
- a CDS encoding DUF3329 domain-containing protein yields MIVTATSEKVAEAEMPEAPGAAAEPKDVEDTEDDAKEDVDVTDEDAEAEAEPEDKATDEDDDEDIPFGRKAKKQKGDKTPLRERPWGRYLRRGVLPVLLIASLAVNGFLGWKLWQEHQVKEAGQQAQQAAIAYAQVLTSIDSTKVDENFRAVLDGATGEFKDMYTQSSVQLRQLLIDNKASAHGVVVDSAIQSESTNKVVVLVFIDQTVANSQSPDPRIDRSRIKMTMEKVDGRWRASKVQLL; encoded by the coding sequence TTGATTGTGACCGCCACATCCGAGAAAGTTGCCGAGGCCGAAATGCCCGAAGCGCCAGGCGCAGCCGCCGAGCCCAAAGACGTCGAGGACACCGAAGACGACGCCAAAGAAGACGTTGACGTCACGGACGAGGACGCCGAAGCCGAAGCCGAGCCTGAAGACAAAGCGACCGACGAGGACGACGACGAGGATATTCCGTTCGGGCGTAAGGCCAAGAAGCAGAAGGGCGACAAGACGCCGCTGCGCGAGCGGCCCTGGGGTCGGTATCTGCGCCGCGGCGTGCTGCCGGTGTTACTGATTGCCTCGCTTGCGGTGAACGGCTTCCTTGGCTGGAAGCTGTGGCAGGAGCACCAGGTGAAGGAGGCGGGCCAGCAGGCTCAACAGGCCGCGATCGCCTACGCGCAGGTGCTGACGAGCATCGACTCCACCAAGGTCGACGAGAACTTCCGGGCTGTGCTCGACGGTGCGACCGGCGAATTCAAGGACATGTACACCCAATCCAGCGTGCAACTTCGGCAGCTGCTGATCGACAACAAGGCGTCCGCCCATGGGGTAGTGGTGGACTCGGCGATTCAATCCGAGTCCACGAATAAGGTTGTGGTGCTTGTCTTTATCGACCAGACCGTGGCCAATTCGCAGTCGCCCGACCCGCGCATCGACCGCAGCCGGATCAAGATGACGATGGAGAAAGTCGACGGCCGCTGGCGGGCGAGCAAGGTGCAGCTGCTGTGA
- a CDS encoding MlaD family protein — MIAQAANVVVRAVRAAHRQQVWLSVAGLVLTLVVGTAYLLIGALRVTPFASSYRVTVQLPESGGLLPNQDVALRGVRIGRVESLQITDSGVNAIASITSKVRIPTNSVVHVSALSPAGEQYIDFQAESDAGPYLHDGSLITLAHTSVPVSLARLLGDADGMLAQVDPRKVALIKKELSLSKEGPAKLSAIVDGGTFLLSTLDSVLPQTTSIIKTSRVVLTLASDKNAGLAATATELNRTLSGVARMQAGYRRLTAQTPRTLSAVDNLFSDNSETMVQLLGSMATMSQLLYQRVPALNALFPDYRGSVLDAVSSSFHDHGVWAIADLYPRYVCDYGTPAHPPSAADYYEPFMYTYCRDTDPAVSIRGAKNAPRPGGDDTAGPPMGADLGRRTDPTPKGRFTIPTPYGGPPLPIEPPH, encoded by the coding sequence GTGATCGCTCAAGCCGCCAACGTCGTGGTCCGGGCGGTGCGGGCCGCTCACCGCCAACAGGTCTGGCTGTCGGTGGCCGGATTGGTGCTGACCCTGGTGGTCGGAACCGCTTACCTGCTGATCGGCGCGCTGCGGGTCACCCCGTTTGCGTCGTCCTATCGGGTCACCGTGCAGTTGCCGGAATCCGGTGGCCTGCTGCCCAATCAGGACGTCGCGTTGCGCGGTGTGCGGATCGGCCGGGTCGAGTCGTTGCAGATCACCGACAGCGGGGTCAACGCCATCGCCAGCATCACCTCGAAGGTGCGGATCCCGACCAACAGCGTCGTGCACGTGTCGGCGCTGTCACCGGCCGGCGAGCAGTACATCGACTTCCAAGCCGAATCCGACGCCGGGCCGTATCTGCACGACGGCAGCCTCATCACGCTGGCCCACACCAGCGTTCCGGTGAGCTTGGCGCGGTTGCTCGGCGATGCCGACGGCATGCTGGCCCAGGTCGACCCGCGCAAGGTGGCGCTGATCAAGAAGGAACTGAGCCTGAGCAAGGAGGGCCCGGCGAAGCTGTCGGCCATCGTCGACGGCGGGACCTTCCTGCTGTCGACGCTGGATTCGGTGCTGCCGCAGACGACCAGCATCATCAAGACCAGCCGGGTGGTGCTCACCCTGGCGAGCGATAAGAACGCCGGCTTGGCGGCCACCGCAACCGAACTCAACCGCACGCTGTCCGGGGTCGCCAGGATGCAGGCGGGGTATCGGAGGCTGACCGCGCAGACGCCGCGCACGTTGTCGGCGGTCGATAATTTGTTCTCCGACAATTCCGAGACGATGGTGCAGCTACTGGGCAGCATGGCCACCATGTCGCAGCTGCTCTACCAGCGGGTCCCGGCGCTCAACGCGCTGTTCCCCGACTACCGCGGCTCGGTCCTGGACGCGGTGTCCAGCTCCTTCCACGACCACGGGGTCTGGGCGATCGCCGACCTGTACCCCCGCTATGTGTGCGACTACGGCACACCCGCGCATCCGCCGTCGGCCGCGGATTACTACGAGCCGTTCATGTACACCTATTGCCGCGACACCGACCCCGCCGTGTCGATCCGCGGGGCCAAGAACGCGCCGCGTCCGGGCGGCGACGACACGGCCGGCCCGCCGATGGGAGCCGACCTTGGCCGTCGAACCGATCCAACACCCAAGGGCCGCTTCACGATTCCCACGCCCTACGGCGGACCCCCGCTGCCGATCGAACCGCCGCATTAG
- a CDS encoding MCE family protein, which yields MTAIRAGLAVAAAVLITSGCGTNGLASLPLPAPGLGSGGYTLTAVFSSALNLPMNAKVKLAGADVGQVEAMVARNYTAVTTLRIRDGVRLPRGSTAELRTATPLGDVFVALKPPADDPADDPMLRGGDTIGLDSTAAAATVESVLSSAAILVNGGAVRNFTNIINGFGKATGDQGQAFGELIRKSNQLVGTLGARSDQISSALTQLSRLADQLDAKDAAISELMTAARPATATLADNTAELSNLAVQVGDTSRLLARFPSIGGTDTSGRSIIRDLNTIAGAANDVAVSPDTSFYAINKLIPPLVKSTSGGAISVHVGVDKLILGSLPDIGYPGDIGLHGPDHYNMNLLVGTLKYTLWRLQERVVGRGPNSPQVPVMPDPNIPGQIDIAPAPGPPPGPPP from the coding sequence ATGACGGCCATCCGGGCGGGCCTGGCCGTCGCGGCCGCGGTGCTGATCACCTCGGGGTGCGGCACGAATGGTCTTGCCAGCCTGCCCCTTCCGGCTCCCGGGCTGGGGTCCGGTGGCTACACCTTGACCGCGGTATTCTCCAGCGCGCTCAACCTTCCGATGAACGCCAAGGTGAAACTCGCCGGCGCCGACGTCGGGCAGGTCGAAGCGATGGTCGCGCGCAACTACACCGCGGTCACCACGCTACGGATCCGAGACGGCGTGCGGCTGCCGCGCGGCAGTACCGCCGAATTGCGCACCGCCACCCCACTGGGCGACGTATTCGTGGCGCTGAAGCCACCCGCCGACGATCCCGCCGACGATCCGATGCTGCGAGGCGGCGACACCATCGGTCTGGATTCGACCGCGGCCGCCGCGACGGTCGAGTCGGTGCTGAGCTCGGCGGCGATCCTGGTGAATGGCGGAGCGGTGCGCAACTTCACCAACATCATCAACGGCTTCGGCAAAGCCACCGGTGACCAGGGCCAGGCGTTCGGCGAGCTGATCCGCAAGTCCAACCAGCTGGTCGGCACGCTCGGCGCCAGGTCCGACCAGATTTCCTCCGCCCTGACCCAATTGTCAAGGCTCGCCGACCAACTCGATGCCAAAGACGCGGCCATCAGCGAACTGATGACCGCGGCGCGCCCCGCTACCGCGACCCTGGCCGACAACACCGCCGAGCTGTCCAACCTGGCCGTGCAGGTGGGTGACACCTCACGGTTGCTGGCCAGGTTCCCCTCCATCGGCGGTACCGACACCAGCGGCCGCAGCATCATCCGCGACCTCAACACCATCGCCGGGGCCGCCAATGACGTTGCGGTAAGCCCGGATACCAGCTTCTACGCCATCAACAAGCTGATTCCCCCGTTGGTCAAATCGACGTCGGGAGGCGCGATTTCGGTGCACGTGGGGGTCGACAAGCTGATCCTGGGATCGCTCCCAGACATCGGATACCCCGGCGACATCGGGCTGCACGGGCCGGACCACTACAACATGAACCTGCTTGTCGGGACGCTGAAGTACACCCTGTGGCGTCTGCAGGAACGCGTGGTCGGACGGGGCCCGAACTCGCCGCAGGTGCCAGTGATGCCCGACCCGAACATCCCCGGCCAAATCGACATCGCCCCGGCACCGGGGCCGCCGCCGGGACCACCGCCGTGA
- a CDS encoding MCE family protein has protein sequence MTASKRRSKAVAIGAAVVVLAAAVGIGWWVLAPDQDTITVTAQFDSASGLYEGNVVAVLGMPVGKITKINAKGGYVEVEFTVDRHVKVPATAQAVTVSTSILTDRQIELTPPYRGGPVLANHDTIGLTRTKTPIEFSRVLTVLDKVTKSLEGDGHGDGPVADVLNNGTKVVEGNGGQIKSALDELSKALRLSSDGGATTREQITTIVKNISTLFDAVAANDGKLREFASTIHQVSQIMADEDIGTGSTGRRFDQLIQRAGDLLDANRDTFKRALLNGKSTLKTVTDQRRDVAELLDVAPMLADNAYNMIDRANGAVRARFLTDRLVFDSQYTKEICNLMGLRQLGCSTGTIQDFGPDFGLTYVLDGMAAMGQK, from the coding sequence GTGACGGCGTCGAAGCGCAGGTCCAAGGCCGTGGCGATCGGCGCCGCCGTGGTGGTGTTGGCCGCGGCCGTCGGCATCGGCTGGTGGGTTCTCGCACCCGATCAGGACACCATCACGGTGACGGCCCAATTCGACAGCGCCTCGGGACTTTACGAAGGCAATGTGGTCGCGGTGCTGGGAATGCCGGTGGGCAAGATCACCAAGATCAACGCAAAAGGCGGCTACGTCGAAGTCGAATTCACCGTCGACCGCCACGTCAAGGTTCCCGCCACCGCGCAGGCCGTAACGGTGTCCACCTCGATCCTCACCGACCGGCAGATCGAGCTCACGCCGCCGTATCGCGGTGGGCCGGTGTTGGCCAACCACGACACCATCGGCTTGACCCGGACCAAGACGCCCATCGAATTCAGCCGGGTGCTCACCGTGCTGGACAAGGTGACCAAGTCGCTCGAGGGCGACGGCCATGGCGACGGGCCCGTCGCCGACGTCCTCAACAACGGGACGAAGGTTGTCGAAGGCAATGGCGGGCAGATCAAATCGGCGCTCGATGAGCTGTCCAAGGCGCTGCGGCTGTCCAGCGACGGCGGCGCGACGACCCGCGAACAGATCACCACGATCGTCAAGAACATCAGCACGCTGTTCGACGCGGTGGCCGCCAACGACGGCAAGCTGCGCGAATTCGCCTCCACCATCCACCAGGTCAGCCAGATCATGGCCGACGAGGACATCGGGACCGGCAGCACCGGAAGAAGATTCGACCAGTTGATTCAACGGGCCGGCGACCTGCTCGACGCCAACCGGGACACCTTCAAGCGGGCTCTGCTCAACGGGAAGTCCACGCTGAAGACGGTGACCGACCAGCGGCGCGACGTCGCCGAACTCCTCGATGTGGCACCGATGCTGGCCGACAACGCCTACAACATGATCGACCGGGCCAACGGTGCCGTGCGCGCCCGATTCCTCACCGACCGATTGGTCTTCGACAGTCAATACACCAAAGAGATTTGCAACCTGATGGGCCTTCGCCAACTCGGCTGCAGCACCGGCACAATCCAGGACTTCGGGCCGGATTTCGGGCTGACCTATGTGCTGGACGGCATGGCCGCGATGGGGCAGAAATGA
- a CDS encoding MlaD family protein, with amino-acid sequence MKQRPLESYNKTWLGFIAVAVVAVLIGAMLAVHAVGAGYRHYTAEFLQAASLRAGNPIVVAGIPVGEVTSMKLDGDHVEAGLKIRDDIVLGRDSRATIKVTTILGSRYLSVQPNGPNTLPHNTFDLAHTEVPYDLQSALRDATTTFEQVDSDRFAQSLSVLGKQLEGLPAVVPQAMKNIHSLSSIISVRRDQLGQLLLSTERVTNTLRRQQAGIGNLINQGQDLLGQFVALRAVFHAMMQSLTNLVDTMSQIVVNDRSGLDSLIADMRDFTGLMAQHDDLLANLLQISPIFFREAANLTGEGNALNFNANNVPLVDSWMCAISGRAKQFGMIQYFKDCK; translated from the coding sequence ATCAAGCAGCGTCCGCTGGAGAGCTACAACAAGACGTGGCTGGGGTTCATCGCCGTCGCGGTGGTGGCGGTGCTGATCGGGGCGATGCTGGCAGTGCACGCGGTCGGCGCCGGGTACCGGCACTACACCGCGGAGTTTCTGCAGGCGGCCTCACTGCGGGCCGGCAACCCCATCGTCGTCGCCGGTATCCCGGTGGGCGAAGTGACCAGCATGAAGCTCGACGGCGATCATGTCGAGGCCGGCCTGAAGATCCGCGACGACATCGTGCTGGGCAGGGATTCGCGAGCAACCATCAAGGTCACCACCATCCTGGGTTCGCGTTACCTCTCCGTGCAGCCCAACGGCCCGAACACGCTGCCCCACAACACCTTTGATCTGGCACACACCGAGGTCCCTTACGACCTGCAATCCGCATTGCGGGATGCCACCACGACGTTCGAGCAGGTCGATTCCGACCGGTTCGCTCAGTCCCTTTCGGTGCTGGGCAAGCAGCTCGAGGGCCTGCCCGCGGTGGTGCCGCAGGCCATGAAGAACATTCATTCGCTGTCGTCCATCATCTCGGTGCGACGCGACCAGCTGGGCCAGCTGCTACTCAGCACCGAACGGGTGACCAACACGTTGCGGCGCCAGCAGGCCGGCATCGGTAATCTGATCAACCAGGGACAGGACCTGCTGGGCCAATTCGTCGCGCTGCGAGCCGTTTTCCACGCGATGATGCAGTCGCTGACCAACCTCGTCGACACGATGAGCCAGATCGTGGTCAACGACCGGTCGGGTCTTGACTCGCTGATCGCGGACATGCGCGACTTCACCGGTTTGATGGCCCAGCACGACGACCTGCTGGCCAACCTGCTGCAAATCAGCCCGATCTTCTTCCGCGAGGCGGCCAACCTCACCGGCGAGGGCAACGCGCTGAACTTCAACGCCAACAACGTCCCACTCGTCGACTCGTGGATGTGCGCGATCAGCGGGCGTGCCAAGCAGTTCGGCATGATTCAGTACTTCAAGGACTGCAAGTGA
- a CDS encoding MlaD family protein: MKFRAPLIGLTLFMVVAVTLTWLVYVSLRRDVAGDTAKYSALFTDVYGLREGDDVRMAGVRVGRVESVDLDGKLARVAFVVQTDQHLYGNTVASVTYQNIVGQRYLGLSLGPEGNRSPLPPGSVLPLERTEPSFDVTALLNGYEPLFSLLNPQDADNLTKGIIASLQGDTSSLTTLISQTSTLTETFAGRDQALGDVITNLNKVVGNLAQQNDNFDGVITQTREVVDQLDRRRPELVASVGSLSRVMGRLSASANDVYPALREFIDRKPGVARHLMDVEPQVAFFGDNIPLLLKGLVRVGNQGAYGNAYVCDVNFMGFFPGLNDVVPIIVAAATPGNKMWHTPRCRSTAGG, encoded by the coding sequence ATGAAGTTTCGGGCCCCACTGATCGGCCTCACGCTGTTCATGGTCGTAGCGGTAACGCTCACCTGGCTGGTATACGTGAGCCTGCGGCGCGACGTTGCCGGCGACACGGCCAAGTACTCGGCGCTGTTCACCGACGTCTACGGGCTGCGCGAGGGCGACGACGTCCGGATGGCCGGGGTGCGGGTGGGCCGGGTGGAAAGTGTCGACCTCGACGGGAAACTCGCCCGAGTCGCATTCGTCGTGCAGACCGATCAGCACCTATACGGCAACACCGTTGCGTCCGTCACCTATCAAAACATCGTCGGACAGCGTTACCTCGGGCTGTCGTTAGGACCGGAGGGCAATCGAAGCCCCCTGCCGCCGGGCAGTGTGCTGCCGCTGGAACGCACCGAGCCCTCCTTTGACGTCACCGCGCTGCTCAACGGCTACGAGCCGCTGTTCAGTCTGCTGAACCCGCAGGATGCCGACAACCTCACCAAGGGCATCATCGCGTCGCTGCAGGGCGATACCTCGTCGCTGACGACGCTGATCAGCCAAACATCAACTCTCACCGAAACTTTCGCCGGAAGAGACCAGGCCCTGGGCGATGTGATCACCAACCTGAACAAGGTGGTCGGCAACCTTGCGCAGCAGAACGACAATTTCGACGGCGTCATCACCCAAACGCGCGAGGTGGTCGACCAACTCGACCGGCGGCGTCCGGAACTGGTCGCCTCGGTGGGCTCGCTGTCCCGGGTGATGGGCCGGCTTTCCGCCTCGGCCAACGACGTATACCCGGCACTGCGCGAATTCATCGACCGCAAACCCGGTGTGGCCAGGCACCTGATGGACGTCGAGCCACAGGTGGCGTTCTTCGGCGACAACATCCCGCTGCTACTGAAAGGGCTTGTCCGAGTGGGCAACCAGGGCGCTTACGGCAACGCCTACGTGTGCGACGTCAACTTCATGGGATTCTTCCCCGGCCTCAACGACGTCGTGCCCATCATCGTCGCCGCCGCCACCCCGGGAAACAAGATGTGGCACACACCGAGATGCAGGAGTACCGCCGGTGGTTGA
- a CDS encoding MlaD family protein, which translates to MPNSFELDGRGPSDRQLLATGVAVVVVAALLTVAMLLKSTGRLNDYVRVVADLVNVGDGLPQKSDVKYHGVLVGMVDDVIPASHGKPNYVHIDLKPEFAKSIPAGVTARVVPSNVFAVSSVQLVGSPKQEGPGGAIRPGAHIPEDTRLPTVLFQTTISKLRDLLAAAGRGRDDRSIGILAALGAATDHRRVSLLNAGAQLNRLLDQLNSIVSTDTGPSTVSALVDAASGLAQTAPDLLDSLHQAVEPMQTFAETRGQLAALLSGAENTVGTTRESFGNHIDQLIRITSDFTPVLGVLAMKSNNFVPAVTKLDNLANRFMEEVWRPGADVGNMRAILTFTPSSTYTRADCPHYGELKGPSCFTAPQYPVRPDMPEVLLPQNYHPPKDLAPPPGTVIGPDGNLVAVGPPLINPSPNLTDPNPPLPSWLPPSPPVPGSANPDNPSPGAPATPSPSAPWVPPVAPQAPWIPQSSFGGNVGPVGSQYERNMLSVITGHTATTATELLLGPVARGSTVSLKPAPGEPK; encoded by the coding sequence ATGCCGAATTCCTTTGAGCTGGATGGGCGCGGGCCCTCGGACCGGCAGCTGCTTGCCACCGGTGTGGCGGTGGTGGTGGTCGCGGCCCTGCTGACCGTCGCCATGTTGCTGAAGTCCACCGGCCGGCTCAACGACTACGTTCGCGTGGTCGCCGATCTGGTCAACGTCGGTGACGGGCTGCCGCAGAAGTCCGACGTCAAGTATCACGGCGTGCTCGTCGGGATGGTCGACGATGTGATTCCGGCGTCCCACGGAAAACCCAACTACGTCCACATCGATCTCAAACCCGAGTTCGCCAAGTCGATTCCGGCCGGAGTGACCGCTCGTGTGGTTCCCAGCAATGTCTTCGCGGTGTCGTCGGTGCAGCTGGTCGGCTCCCCGAAGCAGGAGGGTCCGGGCGGGGCGATCCGCCCAGGCGCGCACATCCCCGAAGACACCCGGCTTCCGACCGTGCTGTTTCAGACCACCATCAGCAAGTTGCGCGACCTGCTGGCTGCCGCCGGCCGCGGCCGTGACGACAGGTCAATCGGGATTCTGGCCGCGCTGGGTGCGGCCACCGATCACCGCCGCGTCTCCCTGCTTAATGCCGGTGCGCAGTTGAATCGCCTTCTCGACCAACTCAATTCGATTGTCAGTACCGACACGGGACCGTCGACCGTGTCCGCGCTCGTCGACGCGGCCAGTGGACTCGCACAGACGGCACCCGATCTTCTGGACTCGTTGCACCAGGCCGTCGAGCCGATGCAGACCTTCGCCGAGACGCGCGGGCAGTTGGCCGCGCTGCTCTCCGGCGCCGAGAACACGGTCGGTACGACGCGCGAGTCGTTCGGTAACCACATCGACCAATTGATCCGGATCACCTCCGATTTCACACCGGTGCTGGGTGTGCTGGCGATGAAGTCGAACAACTTCGTGCCCGCGGTCACCAAGTTGGACAACCTGGCCAACAGGTTCATGGAAGAGGTCTGGCGGCCGGGCGCAGATGTCGGCAATATGCGCGCGATATTGACGTTCACCCCGTCGTCCACCTACACCCGCGCGGACTGTCCCCATTACGGAGAACTCAAGGGCCCCAGCTGCTTTACCGCGCCACAGTATCCGGTGCGGCCGGATATGCCGGAAGTGCTGCTGCCGCAGAACTACCACCCGCCCAAGGATCTGGCGCCGCCGCCGGGCACCGTCATCGGTCCGGACGGAAACCTCGTCGCGGTCGGGCCGCCGCTGATCAACCCGAGCCCCAACCTGACCGATCCCAATCCCCCACTGCCGTCCTGGCTTCCGCCGTCGCCGCCGGTCCCGGGCAGCGCCAACCCGGACAACCCGTCGCCCGGGGCTCCCGCGACGCCGTCACCGAGCGCACCATGGGTCCCGCCGGTCGCGCCGCAGGCTCCGTGGATACCGCAATCGTCCTTCGGCGGCAACGTCGGACCCGTCGGCAGCCAGTACGAGCGAAACATGCTGAGCGTGATCACCGGCCATACCGCCACGACGGCTACCGAGCTACTGCTGGGACCGGTGGCTCGCGGATCCACCGTCTCGCTCAAACCCGCACCAGGAGAACCGAAATGA
- a CDS encoding ABC transporter permease, whose product MTVSAYRPFAPITVPVVRLYRRGTVPILRLGHLLVFFIRALVAVPLALRQYRGEFLRLLSNITWGNGSIVVGGGTAGVAVVLGMTVGALVGIEGYNFLDLLGLGPATGFVSSLVNTRELAPLMASLAFAMQGGCRFTAQLGSMRIAEEIDALESIAIRPIPYLVTTRLIASVAAIVPLYVVCLAIGYLTTQLVVGFSSGGSTGSYLHYFTLMLAGQDIVYSLIKAVVFVWIASTIQCYFGYYATGGPEGVGVAAGHGMRASITVVIIVNMLLTMALWGVDAGARFGG is encoded by the coding sequence ATGACGGTTTCCGCCTACCGGCCGTTCGCGCCGATCACCGTCCCGGTTGTCCGGCTCTATCGCCGGGGCACGGTCCCGATCCTTCGGCTCGGCCACCTGCTGGTCTTTTTCATCCGGGCACTAGTCGCGGTGCCACTCGCGTTGCGCCAGTATCGGGGCGAGTTCCTGCGGCTGTTGTCGAACATCACCTGGGGCAACGGCTCCATCGTGGTGGGTGGCGGAACCGCCGGCGTGGCCGTGGTTCTCGGTATGACGGTGGGCGCGCTAGTCGGCATCGAGGGCTACAACTTCCTGGACCTGCTGGGCCTTGGGCCGGCCACCGGTTTCGTCTCCTCATTGGTCAACACCCGGGAGTTGGCACCGCTGATGGCGTCGCTGGCCTTCGCCATGCAGGGTGGCTGCCGCTTCACCGCCCAGCTGGGGTCGATGCGGATCGCCGAGGAGATCGACGCGCTGGAATCGATCGCGATCCGCCCGATTCCATACCTGGTGACCACGCGGCTGATCGCGTCGGTGGCGGCGATCGTCCCGCTGTATGTGGTCTGCCTGGCGATCGGCTATCTGACCACACAGCTCGTGGTGGGGTTCAGCAGCGGCGGTTCGACCGGCTCCTATCTGCACTACTTCACGTTGATGCTGGCGGGCCAAGACATCGTCTACTCGCTGATCAAGGCCGTCGTCTTCGTGTGGATAGCCTCCACGATTCAGTGCTACTTCGGCTATTACGCGACCGGCGGGCCGGAGGGTGTCGGGGTGGCCGCCGGGCACGGCATGCGGGCCAGCATCACCGTCGTGATCATCGTGAACATGTTGCTCACCATGGCGTTGTGGGGGGTAGACGCCGGCGCCAGGTTCGGTGGTTGA